The Gordonia sp. KTR9 genome contains a region encoding:
- a CDS encoding Rv2578c family radical SAM protein, giving the protein MRWSDQAVGVDDGSLPGLSRSGLVRSVRTPDFEGITFHEVLAKSALNRIPEASQLPFQFTVNTFRGCTHACRYCFARPTHEYLDLDAGNDFDTQVVVKLNVAAVLRKELKRRSWTRETVALGTNTDPYQRAEGRYRLMPGVISALAESRTPFSILTKGTLIRRDLPLLRQAAGEVSVSVGISLAILDPDLQKKIEPGTPSPQARLALIRDLADAGIAPHVMVAPVIPYLTDSTSHLDSLLEALAEAGASGVTAFPMHLRSSTKPWFLEWLAEEHPALIRRYRGLYGRGAYVTPEYSSWLRDRMKPLVHRHGLAGSGGLRQSGRDAPATVAEPELQHALTLF; this is encoded by the coding sequence ATGCGATGGTCCGATCAGGCGGTGGGGGTCGACGACGGGTCGCTTCCCGGGTTGAGCCGCTCGGGCCTGGTGCGGTCGGTGCGTACGCCCGACTTCGAGGGCATCACCTTCCACGAGGTGCTGGCCAAGAGTGCGCTCAATCGCATCCCGGAGGCCTCGCAGCTCCCGTTCCAGTTCACGGTCAACACCTTTCGCGGGTGTACGCATGCCTGCCGCTACTGTTTCGCCCGGCCGACGCACGAGTACCTGGACCTCGACGCGGGCAACGACTTCGACACCCAGGTGGTGGTGAAGCTCAACGTCGCGGCGGTGTTGCGCAAGGAGCTCAAACGCCGGTCGTGGACCCGGGAGACGGTGGCGCTGGGGACCAACACCGATCCCTACCAGCGCGCCGAGGGGCGTTATCGGCTCATGCCGGGGGTGATCTCCGCGCTCGCCGAGTCCCGGACGCCGTTCTCGATCCTCACCAAGGGCACGTTGATCCGTCGTGATCTGCCGCTGTTGCGCCAGGCCGCGGGCGAGGTGTCGGTCAGCGTCGGGATCTCGCTGGCGATCCTCGATCCGGATCTGCAGAAGAAGATCGAGCCGGGGACACCTTCGCCGCAGGCGCGGCTCGCGCTGATCCGGGATCTGGCCGATGCCGGCATCGCGCCGCATGTGATGGTGGCCCCCGTCATCCCCTACCTCACCGACTCGACCTCGCACCTCGATTCGTTGCTCGAGGCCCTCGCCGAGGCGGGCGCCTCGGGTGTGACCGCGTTCCCGATGCACCTGCGATCCTCGACCAAGCCGTGGTTCCTCGAATGGCTGGCCGAGGAACATCCGGCGCTCATCCGCCGCTACCGGGGTTTGTACGGACGTGGTGCCTACGTCACCCCCGAGTATTCGTCGTGGCTGCGTGACCGGATGAAACCTCTCGTGCACCGGCACGGCCTGGCGGGGTCCGGTGGTCTCCGGCAGTCGGGCCGGGACGCGCCGGCGACGGTCGCCGAGCCCGAGTTGCAGCACGCACTCACCCTGTTCTGA
- a CDS encoding DNA polymerase Y family protein produces the protein MPPGEPGSRRILALWCPDWPAMAASAEADLPPLHPVAVLSANRVVACSASARAAGVRRGMRKRQAQAACTEMTVVTADENRDGRLFEPVVAAVAEVIPALEVLRPGLLVIAGDRAARYFGGMESLAEELVDVVSACGIESQVGIADEIFTAVLAARHGHQVEPGGDREYLAGRPVADLAVEPSMSDPSRADLVELLRRLGIGTIGAFADMSVTDVATRFARDAVVAHRLANALPGRVPSSRGVPAELDVDHTCDPPVDRIDVAAFIGRTLADALHRRLRDAAVACTRLTIIATTERGQQHSRTWRCAQPLTPETTADRIRWQLEGWLTGAARPTPRVEPAPSAARSRVEAPYGGKAQGRRARDTRPDSPIVRLRLEPVEVVEAGALHYQLTDDLARGGSAGEPDVEERARRSLVRIQGLLGGDAVRIPVLSGGRGPAERITMVSLGDEPAPRRDPLAPWPGRLPQPSPTVLVETAIHVLDATGQPVKVTERGAFTAEPVTVALASSRGRRSSWGLYWWAGPWPVGSADRPAGAPVSAGAGETGLIARAQVLLDDSRALLLCYRAGEWIVEGVYE, from the coding sequence ATGCCCCCCGGGGAGCCGGGGTCCCGGCGTATCCTCGCGCTCTGGTGCCCGGACTGGCCGGCGATGGCGGCATCGGCCGAGGCGGATCTACCCCCACTGCATCCGGTGGCGGTGCTGTCGGCGAATCGGGTGGTGGCCTGTTCGGCGTCGGCCCGGGCGGCCGGTGTCCGTCGCGGGATGCGCAAGCGTCAGGCGCAGGCGGCGTGTACGGAGATGACCGTGGTCACCGCCGACGAGAACCGGGACGGACGGTTGTTCGAACCGGTGGTCGCCGCGGTCGCCGAGGTGATACCCGCTCTCGAAGTGCTCCGGCCAGGTCTCCTGGTGATCGCCGGCGACCGTGCGGCCCGTTATTTCGGGGGGATGGAGTCCCTCGCGGAGGAGCTCGTCGACGTGGTGTCGGCATGTGGCATCGAGTCGCAGGTCGGCATCGCCGACGAGATCTTCACCGCCGTCCTCGCCGCCCGGCACGGACATCAGGTGGAGCCCGGCGGCGACCGGGAGTACCTCGCCGGCCGGCCCGTCGCCGATCTCGCCGTCGAACCCAGCATGAGCGATCCGTCCCGCGCCGATCTCGTCGAGTTGCTGCGCCGACTGGGGATCGGCACGATCGGGGCCTTCGCCGACATGTCCGTCACCGATGTCGCCACTCGGTTCGCCAGGGATGCGGTCGTCGCGCATCGGCTCGCCAACGCGTTGCCGGGGCGCGTCCCGTCGTCCCGCGGTGTGCCTGCCGAACTCGACGTCGACCACACCTGCGACCCTCCGGTCGACCGCATCGACGTCGCGGCGTTCATCGGCCGTACCCTCGCCGACGCGCTGCACCGACGCCTGCGTGATGCCGCAGTGGCCTGTACACGACTCACCATCATCGCGACCACCGAACGCGGACAACAGCATTCGCGAACCTGGCGCTGTGCCCAGCCGCTGACGCCGGAGACGACCGCGGACCGCATCCGATGGCAACTGGAGGGGTGGCTGACCGGCGCGGCGCGGCCTACCCCGCGGGTTGAGCCGGCACCGAGCGCAGCGAGGAGCCGAGTCGAAGCCCCCTACGGAGGCAAAGCGCAGGGGAGAAGGGCCCGGGACACCCGGCCCGACTCGCCGATCGTCCGGTTGCGCCTCGAGCCGGTCGAGGTCGTCGAGGCCGGTGCCCTGCACTACCAGCTCACCGACGATCTCGCCCGTGGCGGGTCGGCGGGTGAGCCCGACGTGGAGGAGCGCGCCCGGCGTTCACTGGTGCGGATACAGGGGTTGCTGGGCGGGGACGCGGTCCGCATTCCCGTGCTGAGCGGTGGTCGCGGTCCCGCCGAACGGATCACGATGGTCTCCCTGGGCGACGAGCCGGCTCCTCGCCGGGATCCGCTGGCGCCGTGGCCCGGGCGTCTGCCGCAACCCAGCCCGACGGTGCTGGTGGAAACCGCGATCCACGTGCTCGACGCCACAGGACAACCGGTGAAGGTGACCGAGCGCGGGGCGTTCACCGCCGAGCCGGTGACCGTGGCGCTGGCATCGTCCCGGGGCCGCCGATCGAGCTGGGGTCTGTACTGGTGGGCCGGGCCGTGGCCGGTCGGGAGCGCCGACCGCCCCGCCGGCGCGCCGGTGTCGGCCGGAGCCGGCGAGACGGGACTGATCGCCCGGGCGCAGGTGCTGCTCGACGATTCACGAGCCCTGTTGCTGTGCTACCGCGCCGGAGAATGGATCGTCGAGGGGGTCTATGAGTGA
- a CDS encoding UPF0158 family protein, with amino-acid sequence MARTWLSVTVELLGGRGIELWPWPGRVFAVGPSHTFKDLATAVDDAFARWDRSHLSLFTLDDGRVVADAALGADLAGGIGGPISEPVDIATAKVSRFVEPGAEFQYTFDLGDEWTHRCVVGDLKVDPEEVLGVRPKAPLAYFGWGDIPDQYGRRTADDDDATPPRPTVPHPMLVGQWPAQKEIRELDLGEVRGAIRSADADRFLDAVIGCDLHDALQQVGPGVSMALQKRRERAEPVAVSIVEQLNRRGESGDAELAEELLAILRGEPAPGRPIAVDLEMLSDEMEGDPNRSTGGLIDLSTGFVYNDEMLDPGVLDEEIDVEEDPDRWLRFDCIGSRDSWRDMADFATRTTDPDLRNRLERAIEGRGAFRRFRDVVHEAGVSQRWYAFSTDRKFGRARKFLVRQGIRPV; translated from the coding sequence ATGGCGCGCACGTGGTTGTCGGTGACCGTGGAACTGCTCGGTGGTCGTGGTATTGAGTTGTGGCCCTGGCCCGGAAGGGTTTTCGCGGTCGGACCGTCGCACACCTTCAAGGATCTGGCGACCGCCGTCGATGACGCGTTCGCTAGATGGGATCGTTCCCATCTGTCACTTTTCACTCTGGACGACGGCAGGGTGGTCGCCGACGCTGCGCTCGGTGCCGACCTGGCCGGTGGTATCGGCGGCCCGATCTCCGAGCCCGTGGACATCGCCACGGCCAAGGTCTCCCGGTTCGTCGAGCCGGGTGCCGAGTTCCAGTACACCTTCGACCTCGGCGACGAGTGGACACACCGGTGCGTCGTGGGGGATCTGAAGGTCGACCCGGAGGAGGTATTGGGCGTCCGACCGAAGGCGCCCCTCGCGTACTTCGGCTGGGGCGACATCCCGGATCAGTACGGTCGACGGACGGCCGATGATGACGACGCGACGCCACCACGCCCCACCGTTCCCCATCCGATGCTCGTCGGCCAGTGGCCCGCGCAGAAAGAGATACGCGAACTCGATCTGGGCGAGGTGCGCGGGGCGATCAGATCCGCAGATGCCGATCGTTTCCTGGATGCCGTCATCGGATGCGATCTGCACGACGCACTCCAGCAGGTCGGCCCCGGGGTGTCGATGGCACTGCAGAAGCGCCGCGAGCGAGCCGAACCGGTGGCCGTGTCGATCGTCGAACAACTCAACCGACGGGGAGAGTCCGGCGACGCCGAACTCGCCGAGGAACTACTCGCGATCCTGCGCGGAGAACCCGCGCCGGGACGGCCGATCGCGGTGGATCTCGAGATGCTCAGCGACGAGATGGAGGGTGATCCGAACCGGTCAACCGGCGGACTCATCGACCTGAGCACCGGCTTCGTGTACAACGACGAGATGCTCGACCCGGGCGTGCTCGATGAGGAGATCGACGTCGAGGAGGACCCGGACCGCTGGCTGCGCTTCGACTGCATCGGTTCGCGCGACAGCTGGCGGGACATGGCCGATTTCGCCACGCGCACCACCGATCCCGACCTGCGAAACCGTCTGGAGCGCGCGATCGAGGGACGCGGCGCGTTCCGCAGGTTCCGGGACGTCGTCCACGAAGCGGGTGTGAGTCAGCGCTGGTACGCGTTCTCCACCGACCGCAAGTTCGGACGGGCACGCAAATTCCTGGTCCGGCAAGGAATCCGACCCGTCTGA
- a CDS encoding alanine racemase, with amino-acid sequence MIDTPYLEVDVDRMTRNLASLADRARSTGVEVRPHAKTHKSAEIARMQIDVGAVGLAVATIGEAEAFADAAEITSCTDIFIAYPVWPTPAKAARLRALAARVSLRVGVESVEGARHLGALLDGRRIEALVEVDSGQHRTGVTPGGAGEVAAAGTAAGLDVVGVFTFPGHGYGLGDTRRRAAEQEVAALRAAAESLREHGIDPRVRSGGSTPTIEFVGDPAHAGVLTEVRPGVYPLNDAQQVEIGACGFDDVALTAVATVVRSEPGRIVVDAGSKILGADRATWATGHGRLLDHPDARVVQLSEHHAVVDFPADSTPVPRLGDVVRVVPNHVCTAVNLVDELVAIDGSDSRWPVIARGRNS; translated from the coding sequence GTGATCGACACCCCTTATCTCGAGGTCGACGTCGATCGCATGACGCGTAACCTCGCGTCGCTCGCCGATCGTGCGCGATCGACCGGCGTCGAGGTGCGCCCGCACGCCAAGACCCACAAGAGCGCCGAGATCGCCCGCATGCAGATCGATGTCGGCGCCGTGGGCCTGGCGGTGGCGACCATCGGCGAGGCCGAGGCCTTCGCCGACGCCGCCGAGATCACCTCGTGCACCGACATCTTCATCGCCTACCCCGTCTGGCCGACCCCGGCGAAGGCCGCCCGGTTGCGTGCTCTGGCGGCCCGGGTGTCGCTGCGGGTGGGTGTCGAGTCGGTCGAGGGCGCCCGGCATCTCGGGGCTCTGCTCGATGGGCGGCGGATCGAGGCTCTCGTCGAGGTCGACTCCGGGCAGCACCGCACCGGGGTGACGCCCGGGGGTGCCGGCGAGGTCGCGGCCGCAGGAACGGCAGCCGGACTCGACGTCGTCGGCGTGTTCACCTTCCCCGGCCACGGCTACGGCCTCGGCGACACCCGACGGCGTGCCGCGGAGCAGGAGGTGGCGGCGCTTCGCGCGGCCGCGGAGAGTCTCCGGGAGCACGGGATCGATCCGCGCGTACGCAGCGGCGGGTCCACGCCCACCATCGAATTCGTCGGCGACCCGGCTCACGCGGGCGTGCTCACCGAGGTCCGTCCGGGCGTGTACCCCCTCAACGACGCCCAGCAGGTCGAGATCGGCGCCTGCGGATTCGACGACGTCGCGCTGACCGCGGTCGCGACCGTGGTACGCAGCGAGCCCGGACGAATCGTCGTCGATGCCGGCAGCAAGATCCTCGGCGCCGACCGAGCTACCTGGGCCACCGGGCACGGACGGCTCCTCGACCACCCCGACGCCCGTGTCGTGCAGTTGTCCGAACACCATGCCGTCGTCGACTTCCCGGCGGACTCGACGCCGGTCCCGCGGTTGGGCGACGTGGTCCGGGTGGTACCGAACCATGTCTGCACCGCGGTCAACCTCGTCGACGAACTGGTGGCGATCGACGGATCGGACAGCCGGTGGCCGGTCATCGCGCGGGGACGCAACAGCTGA
- a CDS encoding SDR family oxidoreductase, whose product MTSYFITGGSGFIGRRVLERLLTVTPDATVHALVRESSLAAFVAMLDDLDAGDRVTPVVGDLTAPGLGIAPDAVPAIDHAIHLAAIYDMAADAESQRAANVVGTSRAADFAIAHDALFHHVSSIAVAGDHRGRFTEMDFEVGQGFPTPYHRTKFEAERVVREREGLRWRVYRPSVVVGDSRTGEMDKIDGPYYFFGHLGMLGRLPSMLRLPMPDLGTLNIVPVDYVAAAMVALIGVNPTRSGLVFHLSDPKSLTTTEMYNALAPAFDAPKGFDAIPRSAVEPVMALSGMGIARVGRNLVAAQQGIPGALLDAVTLPVDFRADTTVAVLHDLGITIPDFTEYAPRLWTYWSRHLDRARNRRTDPRGPLVGKNILITGGSSGIGKATARMCVARGANVIIVARNAAELDSATEELNSTTSKKGIPPGQVTSYQCDITDEESVNALVKTVLAAHGHVDVLVNNAGRSIRRATLNSVDRSHDYHRVMAVNYFGAVNLVLGLLPHMVARQAGHVVNVTSVAVQSRGPRFGAYAASKAALEAFSDVTGTETVSDHVTFSNVRLPLVKTRMIAPTEAYDNQPGAWNVDRAAARVLHAIVDRPKRVDSLVGLVAEIGHRITPGLTTRILHQEYLVFGESAAALGRSDHGADRRDT is encoded by the coding sequence ATGACGAGCTACTTCATCACCGGGGGCAGCGGGTTCATCGGGCGACGCGTTCTCGAACGTCTCTTGACCGTCACTCCCGACGCCACGGTCCACGCGCTGGTACGCGAGTCGTCGCTGGCGGCCTTCGTCGCCATGCTCGACGACCTGGACGCCGGCGACCGGGTGACCCCCGTGGTCGGAGACCTGACCGCGCCGGGACTCGGCATCGCACCGGACGCCGTACCCGCGATCGACCATGCCATCCACCTCGCCGCCATCTACGACATGGCCGCCGACGCGGAGTCACAGCGCGCCGCCAACGTCGTCGGGACCTCGCGCGCCGCCGACTTCGCGATCGCGCACGACGCGCTGTTCCACCACGTCTCGTCGATCGCGGTGGCCGGCGACCACCGCGGTCGCTTCACCGAGATGGACTTCGAAGTCGGACAAGGGTTCCCGACCCCCTACCACCGCACCAAGTTCGAGGCCGAACGCGTCGTCCGCGAACGCGAGGGACTCCGCTGGCGCGTCTACCGGCCGTCGGTCGTGGTCGGCGACTCCAGAACCGGGGAGATGGACAAGATCGACGGCCCGTACTACTTCTTCGGTCATCTCGGGATGCTCGGCCGGTTGCCCTCGATGCTGCGGCTGCCGATGCCCGACCTGGGCACGCTCAACATCGTGCCCGTCGACTACGTCGCCGCCGCGATGGTCGCCCTCATCGGCGTCAATCCCACACGCAGCGGGCTGGTGTTCCATCTCAGCGACCCGAAGTCGCTCACCACCACCGAGATGTACAACGCCCTCGCACCGGCATTCGACGCCCCCAAGGGCTTCGATGCCATCCCGCGCTCCGCGGTCGAACCCGTGATGGCGTTGTCCGGCATGGGGATCGCGCGTGTCGGACGCAACCTCGTCGCCGCTCAGCAGGGCATTCCCGGGGCACTGCTCGACGCGGTGACGCTGCCGGTCGACTTCCGCGCCGACACCACCGTCGCGGTCCTGCACGACCTCGGCATCACGATCCCCGACTTCACCGAATACGCCCCGCGGCTGTGGACCTACTGGTCACGGCATCTCGACCGGGCGCGCAACCGTCGCACCGATCCGCGCGGCCCCCTGGTCGGCAAGAACATCCTCATCACCGGTGGGTCGAGCGGCATCGGCAAGGCCACCGCCCGGATGTGTGTCGCCCGCGGGGCCAACGTCATCATCGTCGCCCGCAATGCCGCGGAACTCGATTCGGCGACAGAGGAATTGAACTCGACGACGAGCAAGAAGGGAATTCCGCCAGGCCAGGTGACCTCGTACCAGTGCGACATCACCGACGAGGAATCGGTCAACGCGCTCGTCAAGACCGTCCTGGCCGCACACGGCCATGTGGACGTGCTGGTCAACAACGCCGGCCGGTCGATCCGCCGCGCCACGCTCAATTCCGTGGACCGGTCACATGACTACCACCGGGTGATGGCGGTCAACTACTTCGGCGCGGTCAACCTCGTCCTCGGACTGTTGCCGCACATGGTCGCCAGGCAGGCGGGCCACGTGGTGAACGTGACCTCGGTCGCGGTGCAGTCACGGGGGCCGCGATTCGGGGCGTACGCGGCGTCGAAGGCCGCCCTCGAGGCCTTCAGCGACGTGACCGGCACCGAGACGGTCTCCGACCACGTCACTTTCTCCAATGTTCGTCTGCCCCTGGTGAAGACGCGGATGATCGCACCCACCGAGGCCTACGACAACCAACCCGGCGCCTGGAACGTCGACCGCGCCGCGGCGCGCGTCCTGCACGCCATCGTCGACCGGCCCAAACGGGTCGACTCGCTCGTCGGGCTGGTCGCCGAGATCGGGCATCGGATCACGCCCGGACTGACCACCCGCATCCTGCACCAGGAGTATCTCGTGTTCGGCGAATCGGCGGCAGCCCTCGGTCGTTCGGACCACGGCGCCGACAGGCGCGACACGTGA
- a CDS encoding heavy metal translocating P-type ATPase, giving the protein MMDTAEATGATDRAARDTVPRPGGERGITAPRSIFRTGLRLPEVRWAGIALALFLAGWLLQLCEAPEWAWWTAYLVCYLSGGWEPTRSGLQELRQRRLDVDLLMIVAAIAAASIGQVFDGALLIVIFATSGALEVVVTQRTADSVTALLGLAPERATRYHDDGSTVEIDCRDLEVGQRILVRPGERIGADGVVLRGRSEVDQQAVTGESIPVVRDAGDDVLSGTVNGTGALIVEVARPASESVIARIATLVAEASETKAPTQLFLEKVEQAYSVTVVVATLLVLGVPMVLFDNTFDEALLRAIVFMIVASPCAVVLSTMPPLLASIANAGRHGVLVKSAAVMESVGRTNVVAFDKTGTLTEGRPQVVDVTALDGREPSEVLALAAAVEHPSEHPLGRAIVAAAIDRGLDIETVEDFRALPGRGVTGAVRGHRITVERAVADSTGTVVGVLVDGSEVGRIELVDRLRDDAAEAVRLIGDVTSGPVLLLTGDRPSVAADVADRTGIEAVHADLLPEDKVRIVGETGGHVLVVGDGINDAPALTAAGTGVAMGRRGADLAVQTADAIIVRDDLTAVAALIRLSRLARRYVIANLCIAGTMIITLVTWDLVGTLPLPLAVAGHEGSTVLVALNGARLLRRSAWSGAQST; this is encoded by the coding sequence ATGATGGACACGGCGGAGGCGACCGGCGCGACGGACAGGGCGGCGCGTGACACCGTCCCGAGACCGGGAGGCGAACGCGGGATCACCGCCCCGCGATCGATCTTCCGGACCGGGCTCCGACTACCCGAGGTGCGCTGGGCGGGCATCGCGCTGGCACTGTTCCTCGCCGGATGGCTGCTTCAGCTCTGCGAGGCACCCGAATGGGCCTGGTGGACCGCGTATCTCGTGTGCTACCTGAGCGGCGGATGGGAACCGACCCGGTCCGGCCTGCAGGAACTGCGGCAACGACGACTCGACGTCGACCTGCTCATGATCGTCGCCGCCATCGCCGCCGCGTCGATCGGGCAGGTCTTCGACGGCGCGCTGCTGATCGTGATCTTCGCGACCTCGGGCGCGCTGGAGGTCGTCGTCACCCAGCGCACCGCGGACTCGGTGACCGCCCTCCTCGGCCTGGCTCCCGAACGGGCGACCCGGTACCACGACGACGGTTCCACCGTCGAGATCGACTGCCGCGATCTCGAAGTGGGACAACGCATCCTCGTCCGACCCGGCGAGCGGATCGGTGCCGACGGAGTGGTCCTCCGGGGGCGCAGCGAGGTCGACCAGCAGGCCGTGACCGGCGAGTCGATCCCCGTCGTGCGCGACGCGGGTGACGACGTGCTGTCCGGCACCGTCAACGGCACCGGCGCGCTGATCGTCGAAGTCGCCCGCCCGGCGTCGGAGTCGGTGATCGCCCGGATCGCGACACTCGTCGCCGAGGCCTCCGAGACGAAGGCCCCGACCCAGCTCTTCCTCGAAAAGGTCGAGCAGGCGTACTCCGTCACCGTCGTGGTCGCCACGCTTCTGGTATTGGGCGTTCCGATGGTGTTGTTCGACAACACCTTCGACGAGGCGCTGCTTCGAGCCATCGTGTTCATGATCGTGGCCTCACCCTGCGCCGTCGTCCTGTCGACGATGCCGCCGCTGCTGGCGTCGATCGCCAACGCCGGTCGTCACGGCGTGCTGGTCAAGTCCGCCGCGGTGATGGAGTCCGTCGGACGGACCAATGTCGTCGCCTTCGACAAGACCGGCACCCTGACCGAGGGACGCCCGCAGGTCGTCGACGTGACAGCACTCGACGGACGCGAGCCGTCGGAGGTGCTGGCGCTCGCCGCGGCCGTCGAACACCCCAGCGAACACCCGCTGGGACGCGCGATCGTGGCGGCCGCGATCGACCGTGGGCTGGACATCGAGACGGTCGAGGACTTCCGGGCACTTCCCGGCCGCGGCGTGACCGGTGCCGTGCGCGGTCACCGGATCACCGTCGAGCGCGCCGTCGCCGACTCGACCGGAACCGTGGTGGGCGTGCTCGTCGACGGATCGGAGGTCGGCCGGATCGAACTCGTCGACCGTCTTCGGGACGACGCCGCCGAAGCAGTGCGGCTGATCGGCGACGTGACCTCCGGGCCGGTCCTGCTGCTGACCGGCGACCGCCCGTCCGTCGCGGCGGATGTGGCAGACCGGACCGGAATCGAGGCGGTACACGCCGACCTCCTGCCCGAGGACAAGGTCCGAATAGTCGGCGAGACCGGCGGCCACGTTCTCGTGGTCGGCGACGGCATCAACGACGCACCGGCCCTCACGGCGGCCGGCACCGGCGTCGCCATGGGTCGTCGGGGCGCGGACCTCGCGGTCCAGACGGCCGACGCGATCATCGTGCGCGACGACCTCACCGCGGTCGCCGCGCTGATCCGGCTGTCCCGGCTCGCTCGCCGCTACGTGATCGCGAACCTCTGCATCGCGGGCACCATGATCATCACCCTCGTGACCTGGGATCTCGTCGGAACCCTTCCCCTCCCGCTGGCCGTCGCCGGCCACGAGGGTTCCACCGTGCTCGTCGCACTCAACGGCGCGCGCCTGCTCCGGCGGTCGGCGTGGTCGGGCGCACAGTCGACGTGA
- a CDS encoding ArsR/SmtB family transcription factor produces MGHGIDEGMRPAARLDPESAVHVATTLQALATPSRLLILTELRSGPRSVTDLADAVGMEQSAVSHQLRLLRNLGLVTGTRSGRSISYSLYDSHVAQLLDEAVYHSEHLRLGLAERPKSAG; encoded by the coding sequence ATGGGACACGGCATCGACGAGGGGATGCGGCCGGCTGCGCGGCTCGATCCGGAATCGGCCGTGCATGTCGCCACCACGCTGCAGGCGCTGGCGACCCCGAGCCGGTTGCTCATCCTCACCGAGCTGCGGTCCGGTCCGCGCTCGGTCACCGATCTCGCCGACGCCGTCGGCATGGAGCAGTCCGCGGTGTCCCATCAGCTCCGGCTGCTGCGCAATCTCGGGCTGGTCACCGGCACTCGTTCCGGGCGGTCGATCAGTTACAGCCTCTATGACAGCCATGTCGCCCAACTGCTCGACGAGGCCGTCTACCACAGCGAACACCTGCGTCTCGGGCTCGCCGAGCGCCCGAAGTCCGCCGGCTGA